In one window of Desulforhabdus amnigena DNA:
- a CDS encoding sigma-54-dependent transcriptional regulator — MEKRPILIVDDEKNIRLTMSQSLEPLGMPVETAVNGEDALQKLREKQFGLVFLDLKMPGMDGMEVLHRIKEKWPKMQVIIVTAYGTVESAVEAMKIGAADFLQKPFSPSEIRELAAKVLEREALDEESATGYLTLVELAKRHISDRNFDTALKFTQRAIAADPAQPEVYNLYGALLEIKGNRLEAQKFYRAALDIDPTFKPAKANLDRTASWHKFGKIELEPDREGAEQKKESREGAKGKE; from the coding sequence ATGGAAAAGAGACCGATTCTTATAGTGGATGATGAAAAGAACATCCGCCTGACGATGTCCCAATCTCTGGAACCCCTGGGAATGCCCGTCGAGACGGCGGTAAACGGTGAAGATGCGCTGCAAAAACTTCGTGAAAAACAGTTCGGGCTGGTATTTCTGGATCTCAAAATGCCGGGCATGGATGGAATGGAGGTGCTGCACCGGATCAAAGAGAAGTGGCCCAAAATGCAGGTGATCATCGTCACGGCTTACGGGACCGTGGAGTCGGCCGTCGAGGCCATGAAGATCGGGGCAGCCGATTTTCTCCAAAAGCCGTTCAGCCCGAGCGAAATTCGTGAGCTTGCAGCCAAAGTTTTAGAGCGCGAAGCCCTGGATGAAGAGAGTGCTACGGGTTACTTGACCCTGGTTGAACTCGCCAAACGCCACATCAGCGATAGGAACTTCGATACGGCGCTCAAGTTCACTCAAAGAGCCATTGCTGCAGACCCGGCCCAGCCCGAGGTCTACAACCTGTACGGGGCACTCCTGGAGATCAAAGGCAACCGGCTCGAGGCTCAAAAGTTTTATCGGGCCGCCCTGGACATTGACCCTACCTTTAAACCGGCAAAAGCCAACCTGGATAGAACCGCTTCCTGGCATAAGTTCGGTAAAATCGAACTCGAACCCGACCGGGAAGGAGCCGAACAGAAGAAGGAAAGTCGCGAGGGTGCGAAAGGTAAAGAGTAG
- a CDS encoding universal stress protein: MAANRADSFLRMIRRSRRGRLKIYLGYCAGVGKTWQMLEEAHRLKREGLDVVVGLVETHGRAETAALIEGLEVIPRRRQEYRGIMIEEMDVDAVLARKPEVALVDELAHTNVPGSRNAKRYEDVQDLLSAGIHVISTLNLQHVESLYDTVEKISGIKVRERLPDSVIADADEIVNVDLTTEDLQKRLEEGKIYPRERIDTALANFFRKTNLEQLRELTLRELASQIDLRSRETLEPEIPATPDQIMVCLSSRGPNSEKLLRYASRLAGRLNRNWYAVYVQTPSEAPTMIDSHTQNILSGTLTLARQLGAMVFTYKGEDVPDTILRFAKEYRVGHIVIGSPGTQPIWKRILGRKNIVERLIEDARGITIVILDTRKYETQAHKIRAEEYIANAGA; this comes from the coding sequence ATGGCTGCAAACAGGGCCGACAGCTTTTTGCGTATGATTCGCCGCTCCCGGCGCGGTCGCCTCAAGATCTATCTCGGGTACTGCGCAGGGGTTGGGAAGACCTGGCAGATGCTGGAAGAGGCCCATCGGCTCAAGAGAGAAGGGCTCGATGTCGTGGTCGGTCTAGTGGAAACGCATGGCCGCGCAGAAACGGCAGCCCTCATCGAAGGTCTTGAGGTCATTCCCCGTCGCCGCCAGGAATACCGCGGGATCATGATCGAAGAAATGGATGTGGACGCTGTTCTTGCACGAAAACCCGAGGTCGCACTCGTCGACGAACTCGCTCACACAAACGTTCCCGGCAGCCGGAACGCCAAACGGTACGAAGATGTTCAGGATCTCCTTTCTGCCGGCATTCACGTCATAAGCACCCTCAATCTTCAGCATGTAGAAAGCCTCTACGACACAGTGGAAAAAATTTCGGGAATCAAAGTGCGCGAACGCCTTCCGGACAGTGTGATCGCCGATGCGGATGAGATCGTCAACGTGGATCTTACCACTGAAGATCTTCAGAAGCGTCTCGAAGAGGGGAAGATCTACCCGAGGGAACGCATTGACACGGCTCTTGCAAACTTTTTCAGGAAAACGAACCTGGAACAGTTGCGCGAACTCACATTGCGGGAACTTGCCTCGCAGATCGATCTCAGGAGCCGCGAAACCCTGGAGCCTGAAATACCGGCAACACCCGATCAGATCATGGTGTGCCTCAGTTCACGCGGCCCAAACAGCGAAAAGCTCCTTCGCTACGCTTCGCGCCTTGCGGGAAGACTCAACCGGAACTGGTACGCCGTATATGTTCAGACCCCTTCGGAAGCACCCACCATGATTGATTCCCACACCCAGAACATCCTCTCCGGCACCCTGACCCTGGCCAGGCAGCTTGGCGCCATGGTCTTCACGTATAAAGGAGAGGACGTTCCCGACACAATCCTGCGTTTTGCGAAAGAATACCGTGTGGGGCACATCGTGATCGGAAGTCCGGGCACGCAGCCCATCTGGAAAAGGATTCTTGGAAGGAAGAACATTGTCGAGCGCCTTATCGAGGATGCCAGGGGAATTACCATCGTCATTCTGGATACGCGAAAATATGAAACCCAGGCGCACAAGATCCGGGCCGAAGAATACATCGCCAACGCTGGAGCATAG
- the kdpC gene encoding K(+)-transporting ATPase subunit C: MKDFPDTNRFDIRNLVAELRTSIIATLSLAIILCGVYPLIVWGMAQGIFAEKANGSLITREGKAAGSTLIAQGFSGPGYFHSRPSAAGEGYDAASSGGSNLGPTSEKLIDTVRERIARYRLENGLVDSIPIPADAVTTSGSGLDPHISVQNALLQARRVALARGISQEIVHRKIETHTEGRDLGLFGEPRVNVLELNLDLDGKR; the protein is encoded by the coding sequence ATGAAAGATTTTCCAGATACGAATCGTTTTGATATCAGGAACCTTGTGGCTGAACTCCGCACCTCCATCATTGCCACACTCTCCCTGGCCATCATCCTGTGCGGTGTCTATCCCCTGATCGTCTGGGGCATGGCCCAGGGGATTTTCGCAGAAAAAGCCAACGGCTCCCTGATCACCCGGGAAGGGAAAGCTGCGGGATCAACCCTCATTGCCCAAGGATTTTCCGGTCCCGGTTACTTTCATTCCCGCCCTTCGGCGGCAGGTGAGGGCTATGATGCGGCAAGCTCCGGCGGAAGCAATCTTGGCCCCACGTCCGAAAAGCTCATCGATACTGTCCGGGAGCGTATCGCCAGGTATCGTCTGGAAAACGGGCTGGTAGACAGTATCCCCATTCCCGCCGACGCAGTAACGACTTCGGGAAGCGGCCTGGATCCTCATATCAGTGTGCAAAACGCCCTGCTGCAAGCGCGCCGCGTCGCTCTGGCCCGCGGCATCAGCCAGGAGATTGTTCACAGGAAGATAGAGACTCACACCGAAGGACGCGATTTAGGACTCTTCGGCGAACCTCGAGTGAACGTACTGGAATTGAACCTTGATCTGGATGGAAAACGATAA
- the kdpB gene encoding potassium-transporting ATPase subunit KdpB: MAARKHSFFDREIMTQAAFDSIKKLNPRSMAKNPVMFVTEVAAVITTTVGLILSAGSEPLAFTLQVTLWLWFTVLFANFAEALAEGRGKAQAGALRKTRTQTVANRLRSDGSMEKTPADELRKEDLVLVSAGEIIPADGEIIQGVATVDESAITGESAPVIREAGGDRSAVTGGTRVLSDWIKVRVTADPGESFLDRMIGLVEGASRRKTPNEIALTILLSALTVIFLVAIMTFKLFGMYSNVIFSVTVLVALLVCLIPTTIGGLLSAIGIAGIDRLVQKNVLAMSGRAVEAAGDVDVLLLDKTGTITLGDRQATEFLPAEGVRVEELADAAQLASLTDETPEGRSIVILAKKYGLRGRSITEMPHAEFISFSAKTRMSGVDLEARKIRKGAAEAMRDFISSPFPPEVESAVKTVSQKGGTPLVVADSKRVLGVVHLKDIVKGGLKDRFERFRAMGIKTVMITGDNQLTAAAIAKEAGVDDFLAEARPEDKLALIRKEQASGRLVAMTGDGTNDAPALAQADVGVAMNTGTQAAKEAGNMVDLDSNPTKLIEIVEIGKQMLMTRGALTTFSVANDVAKYFAIIPAMLVNAFPVIGPLNLMRLGSPASAILSAVIFNALIIIALIPLALRGVRFRPLDASVLLRRNLLIYGLGGLAAPFVGIKLIDLLVNALHLV, encoded by the coding sequence ATGGCTGCAAGAAAGCACTCTTTTTTCGATCGTGAAATCATGACGCAGGCGGCCTTTGATTCCATAAAAAAGCTCAATCCTCGCTCAATGGCGAAAAACCCCGTCATGTTCGTAACTGAAGTCGCAGCGGTCATCACGACTACTGTCGGGCTCATTTTGAGTGCAGGAAGCGAACCGCTTGCCTTCACTCTCCAGGTAACGCTCTGGCTCTGGTTTACCGTGCTCTTTGCAAACTTTGCCGAAGCGCTTGCCGAGGGGCGAGGAAAAGCCCAGGCCGGCGCCCTGCGAAAAACGCGCACGCAAACTGTTGCAAACCGGCTGCGCTCTGACGGTTCGATGGAGAAAACTCCCGCCGATGAGTTGCGGAAAGAAGATCTCGTACTCGTTTCAGCAGGCGAGATCATCCCGGCGGATGGAGAAATCATCCAAGGTGTGGCGACAGTGGATGAATCGGCCATAACGGGGGAGTCCGCCCCGGTTATCCGCGAGGCCGGAGGGGACCGCAGTGCGGTTACGGGAGGAACGCGGGTCTTATCGGACTGGATCAAGGTCCGCGTCACGGCCGATCCCGGCGAAAGTTTCCTCGATCGTATGATCGGCCTTGTGGAAGGGGCAAGCCGCCGGAAGACCCCTAACGAGATCGCTCTCACTATCCTCCTTTCGGCTCTTACGGTTATTTTCCTGGTTGCCATCATGACCTTCAAGCTCTTTGGCATGTACTCAAATGTCATTTTTTCCGTCACAGTGCTTGTGGCACTGCTGGTTTGCCTTATTCCAACGACCATAGGCGGTCTGCTGAGCGCCATTGGAATTGCAGGAATCGACCGGCTGGTCCAAAAGAACGTGCTCGCCATGAGCGGTCGAGCCGTGGAGGCCGCAGGGGACGTGGATGTGCTTCTTCTCGACAAGACCGGGACCATCACTCTTGGGGACCGCCAGGCAACGGAATTTCTTCCGGCCGAGGGAGTGCGCGTGGAGGAGTTGGCCGATGCGGCGCAACTGGCCTCTCTTACGGACGAAACCCCCGAAGGCAGGAGCATCGTTATCCTGGCCAAGAAATATGGCTTGAGAGGCCGATCCATAACGGAGATGCCCCATGCCGAGTTCATATCCTTTTCGGCAAAGACCCGCATGAGCGGTGTGGATTTGGAGGCTAGAAAAATCCGCAAGGGCGCTGCTGAAGCAATGAGGGATTTCATCTCCAGTCCCTTCCCGCCGGAGGTAGAATCGGCTGTGAAGACGGTCTCCCAGAAGGGGGGAACCCCTCTGGTCGTTGCCGACAGCAAGCGGGTTCTTGGTGTGGTTCACCTCAAAGACATCGTGAAGGGAGGCCTGAAGGATCGCTTCGAACGATTCCGCGCCATGGGAATAAAGACCGTGATGATCACCGGCGATAACCAGTTGACTGCAGCAGCCATCGCCAAAGAGGCAGGAGTTGATGACTTCCTGGCAGAAGCCAGGCCGGAGGATAAGCTTGCGCTCATTCGAAAGGAGCAGGCATCGGGACGCCTTGTTGCCATGACAGGAGACGGCACAAACGATGCTCCCGCCCTGGCTCAGGCAGATGTGGGTGTTGCCATGAACACGGGCACACAGGCAGCCAAGGAGGCAGGCAACATGGTGGATCTCGATTCAAATCCGACCAAGCTCATCGAAATCGTTGAAATCGGAAAGCAGATGCTCATGACCCGGGGGGCCCTTACCACCTTCAGCGTCGCAAACGATGTGGCCAAGTACTTTGCCATCATTCCGGCAATGCTGGTCAACGCATTTCCGGTCATCGGTCCCCTGAACCTGATGCGACTCGGCTCTCCTGCGAGCGCGATCCTGAGTGCGGTCATCTTCAACGCCCTCATCATCATAGCCCTGATCCCTCTTGCGCTTCGCGGCGTACGGTTCCGCCCTCTCGATGCCTCGGTCCTCCTGCGCCGAAATCTCCTGATCTATGGGCTTGGCGGCCTAGCTGCACCATTTGTCGGTATCAAGCTCATTGACCTCCTGGTCAACGCGTTGCACCTCGTTTAG
- the kdpA gene encoding potassium-transporting ATPase subunit KdpA gives MDIFGWIQLALFLGLLLLLTKPMGRYLVGVLDRESKTFLDPLMRPLERLLYRFLGIEPEKEQSWQQYAFSLIVFSLVGCLFTYAILRLQHFLPLNPQGFGPVSPDLAFNTAVSFTTNTNWQNYGGESTLSYFSQMVGLVFHNFVSAAAGIGVAAALIRGIARHSAKTIGSFWVDLVRINLYLLLPACVLYSLFLVSQGVVQNFHPYVTAQTIEQAEGSSFTQSTQTIAQGPVASQVAIKMLGTNGGGFMNANAAHPYENPTPLSNFLQMLSIFLIPSGLTYTLGRMVKNQKHGWALWTAMAMLFLAGVLVTWASEAAGNPRLHALGIDASHGNMEGKEIRFGIFNSALFAVITTDASCGAVNSMHDSFTPLGGLVPLLNIQLGEVVFGGVGAGLYGMLIFVVLTVFLAGLMIGRTPEYLGKKIEAYDVKVSAIAILVPIFSILGFTAWAAVSNWGLAGLNNTGPHGLSEILYAYSSTSGNNGSAFAGLAGNTPWYNVTLAIAMLAGRFFVIVSVLALAGNLAAKKRVPASGGSFPVSGITFVILLVGTVLIVGALTFLPALSLAPIVEHFLMTGSGKLF, from the coding sequence ATGGACATCTTCGGGTGGATTCAGTTGGCGCTCTTTCTGGGATTGCTCCTTCTACTCACAAAGCCCATGGGGAGGTACCTGGTGGGCGTGTTGGATAGAGAGAGCAAGACATTTCTCGACCCTCTCATGCGGCCATTAGAACGCCTGTTGTACCGCTTTCTGGGCATAGAGCCGGAAAAGGAACAGAGCTGGCAGCAGTATGCCTTTTCTCTCATCGTCTTCAGCCTGGTTGGGTGTCTGTTTACCTACGCGATTTTGCGACTGCAGCACTTCCTACCGTTGAACCCGCAAGGATTTGGGCCGGTAAGCCCCGACCTTGCCTTCAATACGGCGGTGAGCTTCACCACGAACACAAACTGGCAGAACTACGGAGGAGAATCCACCCTTTCCTATTTTTCCCAGATGGTAGGGCTTGTTTTTCACAACTTTGTTTCAGCCGCAGCCGGAATCGGGGTGGCGGCAGCCCTCATTCGCGGCATTGCAAGGCACTCCGCAAAGACTATCGGCAGCTTCTGGGTGGATCTCGTCCGGATCAATCTATACCTGCTTCTGCCGGCTTGTGTTCTCTACTCTCTTTTCCTGGTCTCACAGGGCGTCGTTCAAAACTTTCATCCATATGTTACGGCCCAAACGATCGAACAGGCAGAAGGGAGTTCCTTTACCCAATCCACCCAAACCATTGCCCAGGGCCCCGTGGCCTCACAGGTGGCAATCAAAATGCTGGGAACAAACGGTGGGGGATTTATGAATGCCAATGCCGCTCACCCTTACGAAAACCCGACGCCCCTTTCCAATTTTCTCCAGATGCTCTCGATCTTCCTCATACCGAGCGGACTCACTTACACTCTGGGACGAATGGTCAAGAACCAGAAGCACGGGTGGGCGTTATGGACCGCTATGGCCATGCTGTTCCTTGCCGGGGTTCTGGTCACATGGGCTTCGGAGGCCGCAGGAAACCCCAGGCTGCACGCTCTTGGCATAGATGCATCCCATGGGAACATGGAAGGAAAGGAGATCCGCTTCGGAATCTTCAACTCCGCCCTTTTTGCCGTCATTACAACAGACGCCTCCTGCGGAGCGGTAAACTCAATGCATGACTCCTTCACGCCCCTGGGAGGCCTCGTTCCTCTTCTCAATATCCAGCTGGGAGAGGTGGTTTTTGGCGGCGTCGGAGCCGGTCTCTATGGAATGCTCATCTTTGTTGTGCTGACCGTGTTCCTGGCGGGGCTGATGATCGGACGAACCCCCGAATACCTCGGAAAAAAGATCGAGGCCTATGATGTAAAAGTCAGTGCCATTGCCATACTCGTGCCCATATTTTCCATTCTGGGCTTTACAGCCTGGGCGGCGGTGAGCAATTGGGGGCTTGCGGGGCTCAACAACACCGGCCCACACGGGCTGAGTGAAATCCTCTACGCCTACTCCTCCACTTCCGGCAACAACGGAAGCGCCTTTGCCGGTCTTGCCGGCAACACGCCCTGGTACAACGTCACACTTGCCATAGCGATGCTCGCCGGGCGGTTCTTTGTCATTGTGTCCGTCCTGGCCCTTGCCGGAAATCTTGCTGCTAAAAAGCGGGTTCCGGCAAGCGGAGGCAGCTTTCCCGTCTCCGGTATAACCTTTGTGATCCTGCTGGTGGGAACGGTTCTCATTGTCGGGGCTCTCACTTTTCTGCCGGCACTCTCTCTTGCCCCCATCGTCGAGCACTTCCTCATGACCGGATCAGGGAAGCTGTTTTAG
- a CDS encoding potassium-transporting ATPase subunit F — translation MSLFSYKSQRHGGHRERPYVESYLYSVNSVFLRPLRFAGEGFREAQIMMDAIVGIIGVILIIYLFATIIRPEKF, via the coding sequence ATGAGCCTTTTTTCATATAAATCACAGAGACACGGAGGGCACAGAGAAAGACCTTATGTTGAATCTTATTTGTATTCTGTCAATAGTGTTTTTCTTCGGCCTTTGCGCTTTGCTGGTGAAGGCTTTCGAGAGGCTCAAATCATGATGGATGCAATTGTAGGCATTATTGGAGTGATTCTGATCATCTACCTGTTTGCTACAATCATTCGACCGGAGAAATTCTAA
- a CDS encoding ATP-binding protein: MLGIREKLSLGFGGLFLIIIAISVQSIMQLTLLGHSIDVILHENYRSVIASQQMKDSLERMDSGILFTLLGDTEQGKELITKSIPVFEESLHTALNNITLPGEAERATRIGDLFSQYKASLQEVQDTGLPLDDRREAYFTKLFPLFHQIKNTADEILHMNQQNMLDANERALAAAAAARHRMYILLFCGAVVAVLFTLFTGRWILRPINRLIRSADEIRQGNLDLVVQRDSGDEIGRLSEAFNEMTSSLREFRRSNRTRMIRIQHLIQQVFRSLPDVVAVINLEGHVEIATERAADVFGLRPDVPIHSLTFTWMGDLFDEALRSRRTVQSQGKQTIIQRFIRGEEHYFCPEAIPILDAGRLPTGVILILKDVTSRMQQDKLKRGVISTVSHQLKTPLTSLRLAIYLLLEEKAGPLTSKQVELLVAARDESDRLHSILSNLLDLSRIESGKVRMEFRPVAPHGMILEQVDSFRNTAKNRGITLKTELSDDLPEVLADQAQIGHVFANLLSNAIKYTSPGGEVTISAEADEDSVCFSVSDTGRGIPAQYLDRIFEQFFRIDAQEGETGEGLGLSIAKEIVEAHGGTIRVKSEEGRGSIFTFCLKRADRTLNSTLSH; this comes from the coding sequence ATGTTAGGCATTCGAGAAAAGCTCTCCTTAGGTTTTGGGGGGCTGTTCCTCATCATCATCGCCATCAGTGTTCAAAGCATTATGCAGCTTACCCTTCTCGGCCATTCCATCGACGTGATCCTTCATGAAAACTACCGGAGCGTCATTGCATCTCAGCAGATGAAAGATTCTCTTGAACGCATGGACAGCGGTATTCTCTTCACCCTTCTTGGGGATACCGAACAGGGAAAGGAGCTCATAACGAAAAGCATACCCGTCTTCGAGGAGTCGCTTCACACGGCGTTGAATAACATCACTCTTCCGGGTGAAGCCGAAAGGGCGACACGCATTGGGGACCTTTTCAGTCAATACAAGGCTTCTCTGCAGGAAGTGCAGGACACGGGACTCCCTCTTGACGACCGGCGGGAAGCCTATTTCACGAAACTCTTTCCACTCTTTCATCAAATCAAGAATACGGCCGACGAGATCCTTCACATGAATCAACAGAACATGCTCGATGCCAACGAACGCGCACTTGCCGCTGCAGCGGCGGCAAGGCATCGGATGTACATCCTTCTTTTCTGTGGAGCTGTCGTTGCTGTTCTGTTCACCCTCTTTACAGGAAGGTGGATCCTTCGTCCGATCAACCGCCTCATTCGCTCGGCTGATGAAATCAGACAGGGGAATCTTGACCTTGTCGTTCAAAGGGATTCAGGCGATGAGATCGGCCGCCTTTCCGAGGCATTCAACGAGATGACCTCGAGCCTTCGAGAATTCCGGAGGAGTAACCGTACCAGGATGATTCGTATCCAGCACCTGATCCAGCAGGTGTTTCGGAGCCTGCCCGATGTCGTGGCTGTAATCAACCTCGAAGGGCATGTGGAAATAGCAACAGAGAGAGCCGCCGATGTCTTTGGCCTCAGACCCGATGTGCCCATCCACAGCCTCACTTTCACATGGATGGGAGACCTTTTTGACGAAGCCTTGAGGAGCAGGCGCACCGTCCAATCCCAGGGCAAGCAGACCATCATTCAGAGATTCATCAGAGGTGAGGAGCACTACTTTTGCCCTGAAGCCATTCCTATCCTTGATGCCGGAAGGCTGCCCACAGGTGTCATCCTGATCTTGAAAGATGTAACCAGCCGGATGCAGCAGGACAAGCTCAAAAGAGGGGTCATATCGACCGTCTCCCACCAGTTGAAGACGCCCCTGACTTCTCTGAGGTTGGCGATCTATCTCCTCCTCGAAGAAAAGGCGGGCCCCCTGACCTCAAAACAGGTCGAGCTTTTAGTTGCAGCACGGGATGAGAGCGACCGGCTGCATTCCATCTTGAGCAATCTTCTCGACTTGAGTCGCATCGAATCCGGAAAGGTACGGATGGAGTTTCGGCCCGTAGCTCCCCATGGGATGATCCTCGAACAGGTTGACTCCTTCCGGAATACAGCAAAAAACCGTGGAATCACCCTGAAGACGGAGCTCTCGGACGATCTTCCTGAAGTCTTGGCGGATCAGGCCCAGATCGGGCATGTCTTCGCAAATCTCCTCTCCAATGCCATCAAGTACACTTCGCCTGGCGGCGAAGTCACCATTTCCGCAGAAGCGGACGAGGATTCGGTTTGTTTTTCGGTTTCCGATACGGGAAGAGGCATTCCGGCTCAATATCTCGATCGAATTTTCGAGCAATTTTTCCGCATTGACGCTCAGGAAGGCGAAACGGGAGAAGGGCTGGGGCTCTCCATAGCAAAAGAAATTGTCGAAGCCCACGGGGGAACCATAAGGGTGAAAAGCGAGGAAGGACGGGGCAGCATCTTTACGTTCTGCTTGAAACGCGCTGACCGCACACTTAACTCGACATTGTCACATTAA
- a CDS encoding OsmC family protein encodes MGQQAAEQQNDKILNGVNVSRLLSTIEAIKGDATIAKFKFRARNRWINGGHNRTTITDFYGAKQDLSHDKPFELDEDEHTLLLGEDIGPNPVEYLLTGLVGCLTSSLVYHAAARGIEIRGIESRLEGDVDLRGFLGLSKDVKVGYENIRVYFKIDADVSEEEKEELIRMAQKYSPVFNTVANPTPVSVKLDK; translated from the coding sequence ATGGGACAACAAGCAGCAGAACAGCAAAATGATAAAATTCTCAACGGCGTCAATGTGAGCCGTTTGCTCAGCACTATCGAGGCGATCAAGGGTGATGCAACGATCGCGAAATTTAAGTTTCGTGCCAGGAACAGGTGGATCAATGGAGGCCATAATCGCACCACGATCACCGATTTTTACGGAGCAAAACAAGATCTGTCTCACGATAAGCCTTTTGAGCTGGATGAGGATGAGCATACGCTTCTTTTAGGCGAAGACATAGGTCCCAACCCGGTAGAGTACCTGTTGACCGGTTTGGTGGGCTGTCTGACTTCTTCACTTGTCTATCATGCAGCTGCCAGGGGAATTGAAATAAGGGGAATCGAGTCCAGGCTGGAAGGAGACGTGGATTTGCGTGGCTTTCTTGGATTATCCAAGGATGTCAAAGTAGGGTATGAGAATATTCGAGTGTATTTCAAAATCGATGCCGATGTCTCCGAAGAAGAGAAAGAGGAGCTCATCAGGATGGCTCAGAAGTACTCACCGGTATTCAACACCGTAGCAAATCCCACACCTGTCTCAGTCAAACTCGACAAATGA